From the Anaerolineae bacterium genome, the window CCGTTGTAAATCAAATCCTTTTTAAAACCCAACTTGCTGCTGACAATGGGCACCATGGCCGACTGCCCCCGGCCCACCGTGACCGGGCTGCTGACGTTGTATTGAAACAATTCGCCCAGGGCCTGGCCGGTGGCGGCGCTTTCTACAGAATCGGCCATGGCTTCCGCGGAGACGCTCGGAGGGGCCGTCATTTTCATCATGCTCCTCATCATAGGAGCCGGGGCAGGCATACCGGCCCCCAAAGTTGGCGCCTCTGCGCCGGCCGTTTCGGCCACAGCGCCATCAAACATAATGGGCGCGGCGGCCACTCGCTTTTCTTCTTTTACCACCGGGCGCTCCGGCGTGTACGGCGTGTACAAATCGTACACAAAAGAGATGGGCATCCCGGCCGTGAGCGAGAGCGAAATATCGTGCAGGTCTTCCTCCAACCGGTTGTCAAAAATGCCCCAACCTTGTAAGAGGGCTTCCGGCTTGCCGGCTGAAGGGTCATCCGCCACCAAACGGTAGCTGACCCGCCAGGTGGGGGCAGGGGCAATGTAACTCACTTCTAAATCGTGCGAGCCGGGGCTGAGCCGGATGGTAATGGAACGATGCGTCTCCTGGCCCAACGCGGTTTGCAGGAAAAACCGCAGGTCGGCGGCAGAGACCTCGTCAAACAACTCAATGCCCTCGATGCGGTCAATGGGGACAATCGCCACCGTTTCCGAATCTTCCCGCAAAATGGAAACCAGCGAGCGTTTCAAGGGTTTTTCGTTCACTTCATCCAAGCCCAGCAAAACGCCCGTGGTGGTGGCGCCATCACTTGACAGCAGGGCCACCTTGCGCCCCCGCAGGGCCATGAGTAAATCCCGCGTGCTGCGGGTTTTGTCAAGAATAATGGAACATCCGGCCAGTCGCTCTTTGAGACTTTGGGGGGTGTCGTAATCCACGCCGCGCACCTGCCCGCCGCCGCGGTCAATCACGGTCAAACTTTTGAGCAAGTCGTCCATTTCCTCGCGGCGAAAGGTCAGCTTGATCTCCTCGCCTTCCACCCGGCCCCGGCGGCAAAAATAGCCAACGCCGTGTTTGTAGAGCGTCATGTGCACAAGGGGTAAATTACTCATTTGTTCTCTCCTGAAGATGCGCCGGCTTCCGCCAGCATTGTTTTGACCGCGGCCACAATTTCCGGCACCGAGGCCATCATTAACAAATCCGCTTCAAGCTTGGGTTCCAGCACCTTTACGCCCCAGCCAAGCAGGGTTTTGATGCTCTGCGCTACCTGGGGATGATTGGCCAGAGCCATATTCATCGAAGGCACCACCATCACCGGCCAGCCCGCGCCAATGGCCTCGGCAATTAGCGAGCGGGCCAGGGTGTCGGCAATACCGTGACTGATTTTGTTGAGGGTATTAAAGGTAGCGGGGGCCACCACGGTCAGGCAAGGGGCGCGGCCATCAAGCAGCACCGGGTCAAAATAGCTGTCAACCAGAGTATGGCCCGGCTGGTCGGCCAGGTTGTAGGAACTGATGATGTTGCGGGCGGCGTCGGTGAGAACGGTTAAAACAGGCAGTTCAAATTGGGTGAGCGCCTTGAGTAAATCGGGGGCGCAGCGAGCCGAACTGGCCCCGCAGACAATGAGATAGATAGCTTTTGGTTCGGTCATTTTTGACAGCCTCATTTTTTTTGCCGGGCCACCAAAATGGTTTTGGCCACCTGATAGCTCAAGGCATACTCCCGCTGATTAACCTCCAGCGTCAACGAGCCTTCGTAAGGCGCGCGGGCCAACAATTGAATACTTGTGCCCGGATAAAGGCCCATTTCACCCAAATAACGGAGCAACTCCGGGTCATCATCATCCACTTCAACCACCACCAATTTATCGCCCGTTTGCATGTCAACCAGGCGGCCACTCTTTTGCTGCCGCACCACCCCGGTCCGCGAAGGAATGGGCGCGCCGTGGGGGTCAAACTGGGGATCGCCCAGGGCGGCGGCCATCCGTTCTTCCAAATCCTCGCTAATTACGTGTTCCAGTTTTTCGGCCTCAGCGTGAACCTGGTCCCAGGGTACGCCCAAGGCTTCGGCCAGGTATAATTCAATCAGGCGGTGGTGGCGGACAATTTCCAGGGCCAATTTTTCGCCGGTGGGCGTAAACTTTACGCCCTGATACGGCTCATAGGTCAACAAATTCAACTCGGCCAATTTTTTGCACATGTTTGTTACCGAGGCCGGGGCTATTTTTAAATAATCGGCCAGGGCAGAGGTAGACACCTGCTCATTTTGCTCTCGCAGCTTGTAAACGGCCTTGAGATAATCTTCCATTGCTTGACTGATGACGGGTTGACTCAATGAACGCGCCTTTCCGCCTGGTTATCAGGTGAGGTAAAATGCCAAAGGCTTAAAACCTGCTTTGAGTGTATCTCAGATAACATTAAGTGTCAAGAACCATTGATAATCAAGTTATTCCAGGTGATGGTCCAACCGTTCAGTGAAGAATCAACAAAGGCCGGGCTTCGATTGAATTCCCGGCCTTTATTGTTTATCGCCGACTTTTTAGGCAGCGCTTTTTTCTGCCTCAGCCTGACACTTTTCCTCCCACAATTTGGGGTCGCGGCCATACAGGTCAACCAGTTCCCGCAGACGATCTGACCCCCATTGGTTCAATGCCTCGGGGCGGTAACGCCAGTCCCAATTGCCACCCAGGGTCGAGGGTGTGTTCATCCTGGCGTCAGTATCCAAATTCAACACATCCTGCAGAGGGATAATGGCATAACGGGCAGACGAAGCCATGGCCAGGCGAATGAAATCCCAGACAATATCGTGGTCATCACGGGCCAGGTAACGGCGGATTAAATCCTTTTCTTCAGGCGTACGCTGGCGGTACCAGCCCAGGGTGGTGTCGTTGTCGTGGGTGCCGGTGTAAACCACTGCGTTACGACCGTAATTATGCGGTAAAAAAGCATTAGAAGCATTCAAATCGCCTGCCTCTTTGCTGTCAAAGGCAAATTGTAAAATCTTCATACCGGGGAAAGCAAAATGGTCGCGCAACGCCTCAACCGCCGGGGTAATTACGCCCAGGTCTTCAGCCAGGATGGTCAATTCACCCAAGGCCGCTTTGGCTGTTTTAAACAACTCCATGCCCGGCGCTTTGACCCATTGGCCCTTGACCGCAGTTTTTTCGCCTGCCGGAATTTCCCAATAAGCCTCAAAACCACGGAAGTGATCAATGCGGATAATATCCACTAACCGAAGCGTGGCTGCCAGCCGGTCAATCCACCACTGATAATTCTGCCTGGCCATCGCTTGCCAATTGTAAAGCGGATTGCCCCACAATTGGCCGGTTTCGCTAAAATAATCGGGGGGCACGCCGGCCACCACGGTCGGTTGTCCTTTTTTATCTAAATGGAACAACTCACGATTGGCCCACACGTCCACACTATCGGGAGCCACAAAAATGGGGATGTCGCCAATAATTTTAACGCCCCGCTCGTTGGCGTAACGCCGCAAGGCGCCCCACTGCTCAAAAAAGTAGTATTGCTGCACTTTTTTCACGGCAATGGCCCCGGCATGTTCCTTTTGCCAACGAGCCATTGCCCGGGGTTGGCGCAGGGCTATGTCTTTATCCCAGTAGGTGTTCCACATAGCCCCAAAAACGCCGGCTTCTCTGGCTTTTTGGTCAAAATGATCTTTGACCACCATAAAGAGGGCAAAGTCGTCCAGCCAGCCGCTGTGTTCGGCGCAAAAAGCGTCAAAATCATTCCGGCGTTCCGCAGCGGCGTAACTTAGAAAATTGCGGGCGGCTTTTTCCAAGAGCGGGGTTTTCCACTGAATCACCCGGCCATAGTCAACCTGGTCCAGAAGGAAATCGGGCTTGCCGGCCAGGTCTGCCTCGACCAGGTCGCCCGATGTCGCCAGCCGGTCCAGGCTGATCAGCAGCGGATTGCCCGCAAATGAAGAAAAAGATGCGTAGGGCGAGTCGCCATAACCCGTTGGGCCCAGGGGCAGGACCTGCCATAGGGATTGTTTGGCCCTAACCAGGAAGTCAATAAATGCATACGCGGACTGCCCCAAATCGCCCAGGCCGTAAGGGCCGGGAAATGAAGTGGGGTGTAACAAAATACCACTTGAGCGGGTTAGTTCCATATTTAGCGCACGTTGTAATAAGCTTTGATACCCGGATACACTGCGGTTTCTTCCAGCATGTCCTCGATGCGGAGAAGCTGGTTGTACTTGGCCACCCGGTCGGAGCGAGCCGGAGCGCCGGTTTTGATTTGCCCGGCGTTGAGGCCCACGGCCAAATCGGCGATGGTAGTGTCTTCGGTTTCGCCGGAGCGATGGGAAATGACGGCGGTCCAGTTGGCCCGTTTGGCCATTTCAATGGCGGCGATGGTTTCGCTCAAGGTGCCAATCTGGTTGAGTTTGATCAGAATGCTGTTGGCGGCTTTCATCTCGATGGCTTTGCTCAAACGCTCCACATTGGTCACCAGCATGTCGTCGCCCACCAACTGCACCTTAGCGCCAAGGGCCTGGGTCAGAGCCACCCAACCGTCCCAGTCGTCTTCGGCCAGACCGTCTTCAAGGGAGATGATGGGGTAGTTCTCTGCCCAGCCCTGCCACAGTTTGACCATATCGTCGCTGGAAAGGGTTTTGCCCTCGATGCGCAGGGTGTACTTACCGTCTTCATATAACTCAGAGGTGGCCGGGTCCAGGGCGATAAAAATCTGCTCGCCCGCTTTGTAACCGGCCTTGGCAATGGCTTCCATGATCACGTTCAGGGCTTCGTTGTTGCCGCCCTTGAGCGCCGGGGCAAAGCCGCCTTCGTCGCCGGTATTGGTGTTGTAGCCTTTGCTTTTTAACACGGCCTTGAGCGCGTGATAAATCTCCGCGCCCCAGCGCAGGCCCTCGCGGAAGCTCTCCGCGCCGTAGGGCATTACCATAAACTCCTGGAAGTCGGTGGTTTGCCAGCCGGTGTGCGCCCCGCCGTTGAGAATGTTCAGCATAGGCACCGGCAGGGTGCGGGCGCTCACCCCGCCCAGGTAGCGGAATAATGGCTGGCCGGTGCTTTCGGCGGCGGACTTGGCCACGGCCAGACTCACGCCCAGGATGGCGTTAGCCCCCAGTTTGGATTTGTTGGGCGTGCCGTCCAGTTCAAGCATATAAGCGTCAATGCCTTCCTGGTCCAGCGCATCCCAACCAATCAGTTCCGGGGCAATTTCCTCATTAACATTGGCCACTGCTTTTTCCACGCCCTTGCCCAGATAACGGCCTTTATCGCCGTCGCGCAATTCCAGGGCTTCGTGCACCCCGGTTGACGCGCCCGAAGGCACCGCTGCCCGGCCAAAAGCGCCGTCTTCCAACATTACCTCTACCTCAATGGTAGGGTTGCCGCGAGAATCAAGAATTTCTCGGGCCAGCATATCTTCAATCATACTCATGATTTTCTCCTAACTTTAACTGAATGATGATGATGATGGTTAAACACAAAATGAGTGCAGGCCCGGTGAGGCTGCACTCGCAATTATTAAGGGAACCGGCCCGTATCTTACACGCAATGTTCAACTTGGGCAATTTTAAGGGGCCATCCTATCCTGATTTTTTTAGACCAAGGGACCGAACCTCTCTGAAAAGCCCGACATAGGCTCCATGTCGTTTCGAGCGTAGCGAGAAATCTCTACGGCGTAATGTTTTCGAGCGAGATTCCGGGGATTTCTCGGCCTATGGCCCATTCGCTGCGCTCAGGGCAGGCTCTCGAAATGACATGCTTTTCAGACGGCTTCTCAATGTTTTTGTCTCTTCCCCTCAACCGGGCTATAATCCAGCCGTTATGGCTGGCGTGCGGCGTTCTCCCCTATTTTTCATTATTCTGGCAATTTATTGGCTGGCGGGGGGATTATACGCCTTTCTGACCCCTGCCTGGCAAGCGCCCGACGAACCGGCGCATTACAATTACGTGCGCGCGGTCACCACCCAAACCGGCTTTCCGGAGTTGACGGCCAACTGTTATAACCAGGCTTACCTCGATGAATTAACCTCGCGCCGTTTTCCGCCAGATATGTCTATTGTCCCCATCTGTTATGAATTTCATCAACCCCCGTTTTATTATCTGCTGGGCATGCCGGTGTTTGTGCTGAGTGGCGGCTCGTTGCCGATATTACGCTTTTTATCTATGGCCGTGCTGGGCGGAGCCGTCGTCGCTCTGGCCTTTTTTATCGGGCGGACCATCTTCCCAAACCGGCCGGCCATCGCCTACGGCGCAATGGCCCTGGTCGCTTTTACGCCTATGCACCTGGCCATCCTGTCCTCCATCAACAACGATACCCTGGCCGAACTTATCCTGGCCGCCATCCTTTATATCCTGGTTCAGCGGCTCATGCCGTCTGACCAGGTTGCCCCTTCCTCCTACATTAAAAATGATTGGTTACTGGGCCTTTTGTTGGGCCTGGGCCTGGGCGCCAAAACCACAGTCTACATTGCCCTGCCCCTGGTGGCGGTAGCCCTATGGTGGACCTCCACCCCAAAAACAGAGCAAGGGGCCGGGAGGGACTGGCGCAAGTTGGCCAGGCAAGCAGCCGTGGTTTTTGGGCTGGCCTTTTTGATCATCCTGCCGTGGTTTGGGCGCAACGCTCTCATTTACGGCAATTTTGACATTTTGGGGCTAAAACAACACGAGGCGATTGTGGTGGGCCAACTGCGCACCACCGATTACCTGGCCGAGGTGGGCTGGCCGGTCTACCTGAGCGACTTTGCCACCACCACGTTCCATAGCTTTTGGGGACAAT encodes:
- a CDS encoding metal-dependent transcriptional regulator — protein: MEDYLKAVYKLREQNEQVSTSALADYLKIAPASVTNMCKKLAELNLLTYEPYQGVKFTPTGEKLALEIVRHHRLIELYLAEALGVPWDQVHAEAEKLEHVISEDLEERMAAALGDPQFDPHGAPIPSRTGVVRQQKSGRLVDMQTGDKLVVVEVDDDDPELLRYLGEMGLYPGTSIQLLARAPYEGSLTLEVNQREYALSYQVAKTILVARQKK
- the malQ gene encoding 4-alpha-glucanotransferase — protein: MELTRSSGILLHPTSFPGPYGLGDLGQSAYAFIDFLVRAKQSLWQVLPLGPTGYGDSPYASFSSFAGNPLLISLDRLATSGDLVEADLAGKPDFLLDQVDYGRVIQWKTPLLEKAARNFLSYAAAERRNDFDAFCAEHSGWLDDFALFMVVKDHFDQKAREAGVFGAMWNTYWDKDIALRQPRAMARWQKEHAGAIAVKKVQQYYFFEQWGALRRYANERGVKIIGDIPIFVAPDSVDVWANRELFHLDKKGQPTVVAGVPPDYFSETGQLWGNPLYNWQAMARQNYQWWIDRLAATLRLVDIIRIDHFRGFEAYWEIPAGEKTAVKGQWVKAPGMELFKTAKAALGELTILAEDLGVITPAVEALRDHFAFPGMKILQFAFDSKEAGDLNASNAFLPHNYGRNAVVYTGTHDNDTTLGWYRQRTPEEKDLIRRYLARDDHDIVWDFIRLAMASSARYAIIPLQDVLNLDTDARMNTPSTLGGNWDWRYRPEALNQWGSDRLRELVDLYGRDPKLWEEKCQAEAEKSAA
- the eno gene encoding phosphopyruvate hydratase, whose protein sequence is MSMIEDMLAREILDSRGNPTIEVEVMLEDGAFGRAAVPSGASTGVHEALELRDGDKGRYLGKGVEKAVANVNEEIAPELIGWDALDQEGIDAYMLELDGTPNKSKLGANAILGVSLAVAKSAAESTGQPLFRYLGGVSARTLPVPMLNILNGGAHTGWQTTDFQEFMVMPYGAESFREGLRWGAEIYHALKAVLKSKGYNTNTGDEGGFAPALKGGNNEALNVIMEAIAKAGYKAGEQIFIALDPATSELYEDGKYTLRIEGKTLSSDDMVKLWQGWAENYPIISLEDGLAEDDWDGWVALTQALGAKVQLVGDDMLVTNVERLSKAIEMKAANSILIKLNQIGTLSETIAAIEMAKRANWTAVISHRSGETEDTTIADLAVGLNAGQIKTGAPARSDRVAKYNQLLRIEDMLEETAVYPGIKAYYNVR